From the genome of Haloarcula limicola, one region includes:
- a CDS encoding type II toxin-antitoxin system VapC family toxin: MLLDTSFLIDLMNGDEGAVETARELENELVQQRLSAMTLFELYYGIARVTDSEAERETVENVLASKPVHPADTAVMRKAGRLSGELQNDGTPVGDGDVIIGATADIVEEPVLTRNAEDFDRLGVETETY; encoded by the coding sequence GTGCTACTCGATACGTCGTTTCTCATCGACCTGATGAACGGCGACGAGGGCGCGGTCGAAACGGCCCGAGAGCTAGAGAACGAACTAGTCCAGCAGCGGCTTTCGGCGATGACGCTCTTCGAGCTATACTACGGTATCGCTCGCGTTACCGACTCCGAGGCGGAACGCGAGACAGTCGAAAACGTCCTCGCGTCGAAACCCGTCCATCCCGCCGACACGGCCGTGATGAGAAAGGCGGGCCGGCTCTCGGGCGAGTTACAGAACGACGGGACGCCCGTCGGAGACGGCGACGTGATTATCGGCGCGACCGCCGATATCGTCGAAGAGCCGGTCCTCACGCGAAACGCCGAGGATTTCGACCGGCTCGGTGTCGAAACGGAGACGTACTGA
- a CDS encoding antitoxin VapB family protein, which produces MSKSIRLSEDAYERLAAHKREDETFSEVVLRLAGERSLLELAGILSDDEADALRDAVSERRTRRGEELEDTADQMRGA; this is translated from the coding sequence ATGTCGAAGAGCATCCGTCTCTCCGAGGACGCCTACGAGCGGCTCGCGGCTCACAAACGCGAGGACGAGACGTTCTCGGAGGTCGTACTCCGATTGGCGGGCGAACGTTCGCTGCTGGAACTCGCCGGTATTCTAAGCGACGACGAAGCCGACGCGCTTCGGGACGCCGTCTCCGAGCGGCGAACGCGCCGCGGCGAAGAACTCGAAGACACCGCCGATCAGATGCGAGGCGCATAG
- a CDS encoding universal stress protein, producing MKRALVVVEPTETAKDLVYEAGTLAEGVDAEAVLLHVTTEEAYSARRGAMESIPDATTKYTPGEAERGATEFAEDIGGEVLADLDVEYEAAGAVGDEADEVLQAAEAHDCDHVFLPGRQRSPTGKALFGDATQRVILDFGGPVTVVTE from the coding sequence ATGAAACGAGCACTCGTCGTCGTCGAACCGACCGAGACCGCGAAGGACCTCGTCTACGAAGCGGGGACGCTCGCCGAGGGCGTAGACGCCGAAGCGGTCCTGCTCCACGTCACTACCGAGGAAGCGTACAGCGCCCGCCGCGGTGCGATGGAGTCCATCCCGGACGCGACGACGAAGTACACCCCCGGCGAGGCCGAAAGGGGGGCGACGGAGTTCGCCGAGGACATCGGCGGCGAGGTTCTCGCCGATCTCGACGTGGAGTACGAGGCCGCCGGTGCCGTCGGCGACGAGGCCGACGAGGTCCTCCAGGCGGCCGAGGCGCACGACTGTGACCACGTCTTCCTGCCGGGTCGGCAGCGCTCGCCCACCGGGAAAGCGCTCTTCGGCGACGCGACACAGCGAGTCATCCTCGACTTCGGCGGTCCGGTCACCGTCGTTACGGAGTGA
- a CDS encoding undecaprenyl-diphosphate phosphatase, protein MHPLLVAVLLGILQGVLEWVPVSSEGGVALASTALAGLDPDAATRLALFLHAGTAVAAVAYYRGEVRELFAALPALSRRPFADETADLSFLVVATLATGLTGLPAYLVLDTVVSELGGGLFLAFVGGLLVVTGLLQRFAAVLSLGDRENPNLVDAVVVGALQGLAILPGVSRSGTTVSALLLRGHEGESSLRLSFLLSIPAALAANALVLADTGLPSVTPTAAVAALAVSAVVGYLTVDALVRLVRRVAFWLVCLFFGGLGVAGGLLVAL, encoded by the coding sequence GTGCATCCGCTACTCGTCGCCGTTCTACTCGGTATCTTGCAGGGGGTTCTGGAGTGGGTTCCCGTCTCCAGCGAGGGAGGCGTCGCGCTCGCTTCGACGGCGCTCGCGGGGCTAGATCCCGACGCAGCGACGCGATTGGCGCTGTTCTTACACGCCGGGACCGCCGTCGCCGCGGTCGCGTACTACCGCGGCGAGGTCCGAGAGCTGTTCGCCGCGCTCCCGGCGCTCTCCCGACGCCCCTTCGCCGACGAGACGGCCGACCTCTCCTTTCTCGTCGTGGCGACGCTGGCGACGGGGCTGACCGGCCTGCCGGCGTATCTCGTGCTCGACACCGTCGTCTCGGAGCTCGGCGGCGGCCTCTTTCTCGCGTTCGTCGGCGGGCTGCTGGTCGTGACGGGGCTGCTCCAGCGGTTCGCCGCGGTGCTGTCACTCGGCGATCGGGAGAACCCGAATCTCGTGGACGCCGTCGTCGTCGGGGCGCTGCAGGGACTGGCGATTCTCCCCGGCGTCTCGCGGTCGGGAACGACGGTCAGCGCGCTGTTGCTGCGCGGCCACGAGGGCGAGTCCTCCCTGCGGCTCTCCTTCCTGCTCTCGATCCCGGCCGCGCTGGCGGCGAACGCCCTCGTGCTCGCCGATACCGGTCTGCCGTCCGTCACTCCGACCGCGGCGGTCGCCGCGCTCGCGGTCAGCGCCGTCGTCGGCTATCTCACGGTGGACGCGCTGGTCCGTCTCGTCCGCCGGGTCGCCTTCTGGCTGGTCTGTCTGTTCTTCGGCGGTCTCGGCGTCGCCGGCGGGCTGCTGGTCGCGCTGTGA
- a CDS encoding CheF family chemotaxis protein, with protein MSGDERKVFDATGDFQYVVRGGERVTDPQWRSCRIIVTNKRLVLATNGGKQPIPHSKLSLADPGSEVPDETPATATAFEVGNNVLLIDASGVEDFAFEYCRAALQGAVILARHPAVVGGVIRDDAEWGKARFRLADGEVRLQFPDGDSTVFDIEDVGTIETSESAVLGEPRAVVEVEHTDERDRSVETHFSGMGHHTDALQSLFSAVVDRREDDYELTEMESQVLMALYSGVSPFEMADFVGATPDEVEEIYQRLLDVGAVDKVRTRTEVSLNAQGRNMASEAMSGE; from the coding sequence ATGAGTGGTGACGAACGGAAGGTGTTCGACGCGACCGGGGACTTCCAGTACGTCGTCCGCGGCGGCGAGCGGGTCACGGACCCGCAGTGGCGCTCTTGCCGAATCATCGTCACCAACAAACGCCTCGTGCTGGCGACCAACGGCGGAAAACAGCCGATCCCGCACTCGAAACTCTCGCTGGCCGACCCCGGGAGCGAGGTCCCGGACGAGACGCCGGCCACCGCCACCGCGTTCGAAGTCGGGAACAACGTCCTGCTGATAGACGCCTCGGGCGTCGAGGACTTCGCGTTCGAGTACTGCCGGGCCGCCTTACAGGGCGCGGTCATCCTCGCTCGGCACCCGGCCGTCGTCGGCGGCGTCATCCGGGACGACGCCGAGTGGGGGAAAGCGCGCTTCCGACTGGCCGACGGGGAGGTCCGCCTGCAGTTCCCCGACGGCGACTCGACTGTCTTCGACATCGAGGACGTGGGGACCATCGAGACGAGCGAGAGTGCGGTGCTGGGCGAACCGCGCGCCGTCGTCGAGGTCGAACACACCGACGAACGGGACCGCAGCGTCGAGACGCACTTCTCGGGGATGGGCCACCACACCGACGCCCTGCAGTCGCTGTTCTCGGCGGTGGTCGACCGCCGCGAGGACGACTACGAACTCACGGAGATGGAGAGCCAGGTGCTGATGGCGCTGTACTCGGGCGTCTCGCCGTTCGAGATGGCGGATTTCGTCGGCGCGACGCCCGACGAGGTCGAGGAGATCTATCAGCGGCTCCTGGACGTGGGTGCGGTCGATAAGGTCCGGACCCGGACGGAGGTCAGCCTGAACGCACAGGGGCGGAATATGGCGAGCGAAGCGATGAGCGGGGAATAG
- a CDS encoding GntP family permease — translation MAVEFAHSPLLTFAIGLVLVVLLLVVWDLPAFVGLTIAAFTVGLVNAVFVQDFSFGEAATRTATAFGNGMAGIGIPILMAAVIGKSMLESGSAQRIVRSFQSVVGEENSDIALWGSSTVLAIPVFFDSVFYLLAPLARSMRARRGKNYALYLVVVGAGAATAHVFVPPTPGPLAVASEIGVNLGMTIAVGIAVAIPAAVMGGLVYGRFINGVVDIPLRDSMGTTTEELEERAKQSSASIPGVLESSLPIILAVVLVASFTFVDSFESVYPTLSSVKPAVAFIGDKNVALTIAAIAAALTYLRWNDISRSIWEDELTEALKSGGNIAAITAMGGAFGALLAASGIGSYIAGAFEGIGIPLIVTAWLIAAVIRIAQGSATAAMLTTAGIMAPLTGQLAVHSAYLVMAIGAGGNIFSWYNDSGFWLFKEIGGLTQAETLKTWTVLTTIISVTGLIAVLVYSSFFPLA, via the coding sequence ATGGCAGTCGAGTTCGCTCACAGCCCGTTGCTCACGTTCGCTATCGGGCTCGTCTTGGTCGTATTGCTACTGGTCGTCTGGGATCTCCCGGCGTTCGTCGGCTTGACGATCGCCGCGTTCACCGTCGGTCTCGTCAACGCGGTGTTCGTCCAGGATTTCTCTTTCGGGGAGGCCGCCACGAGAACGGCGACGGCGTTCGGGAACGGGATGGCCGGGATCGGCATCCCGATCCTGATGGCCGCCGTCATCGGCAAATCGATGCTGGAGAGCGGCTCCGCACAGCGGATCGTCCGCAGCTTCCAGTCGGTGGTCGGCGAGGAGAACTCCGACATCGCGCTGTGGGGCAGCAGTACCGTGCTGGCGATTCCCGTGTTCTTCGACAGCGTGTTCTACCTCCTCGCGCCGCTGGCGCGCTCGATGCGCGCCCGTCGGGGGAAGAACTACGCGCTGTACCTCGTCGTCGTCGGGGCCGGTGCCGCGACGGCCCACGTCTTCGTCCCGCCGACGCCGGGCCCGCTGGCCGTCGCCAGCGAGATCGGCGTCAACCTCGGGATGACGATCGCCGTCGGCATCGCGGTCGCGATCCCGGCGGCCGTGATGGGCGGTCTGGTCTACGGTCGCTTCATCAACGGCGTGGTCGACATCCCGCTCCGGGACTCGATGGGGACGACGACCGAGGAACTCGAAGAGCGGGCAAAGCAGAGCTCCGCATCGATTCCGGGCGTCCTCGAATCGTCCCTGCCGATCATCCTCGCCGTCGTGCTCGTCGCCTCCTTCACCTTCGTCGATAGCTTCGAATCGGTGTATCCCACGCTATCGAGCGTCAAGCCCGCCGTCGCGTTCATCGGCGACAAGAACGTGGCGCTGACCATCGCGGCCATCGCCGCGGCGCTCACCTACCTCCGCTGGAACGACATCTCGCGCTCCATCTGGGAGGACGAACTCACCGAGGCGCTGAAGAGCGGCGGGAACATCGCCGCCATCACCGCGATGGGCGGCGCGTTCGGTGCGCTGTTAGCGGCGTCCGGTATCGGCTCGTACATCGCCGGCGCGTTCGAGGGGATCGGCATCCCGCTCATCGTGACCGCGTGGCTCATCGCCGCCGTCATCCGCATCGCACAGGGGTCGGCGACGGCCGCGATGCTCACCACTGCCGGTATCATGGCCCCGCTGACCGGCCAACTCGCCGTCCACTCGGCGTATCTGGTGATGGCCATCGGCGCGGGCGGGAACATCTTCTCGTGGTACAACGACTCCGGCTTCTGGCTGTTCAAGGAGATCGGCGGCCTCACGCAGGCGGAGACGCTGAAGACGTGGACCGTCCTCACGACCATCATCTCGGTGACCGGGCTCATCGCGGTGCTGGTCTACTCGTCGTTCTTCCCGCTGGCGTAG
- a CDS encoding tRNA pseudouridine(54/55) synthase Pus10: protein MSVLEVAGAALDTGPLCDACLGRLFAERSFGLTNAERGRALRVTLALEADEPFEASEDCWVCEGETDRVDWWAEQAATAARGYDFETYQVGTKVPPLFEENDALLREDVGLDPEAGEALKTELNREVGKRIGRLTDTEVEFGRPDVQFTLDLSTDEVDVQVNSAFVYGRYRKLQRDIPQTKWPCNDCNGTGLYQGQPCDGCDGTGYRYDESVEQLSAPVVEEAMDGSAATFHGAGREDVDALMLESGRPFVVEVDSPRTRDVDTDALEREINEFADGKVEVEGLRLATHEMVERVKELDASKTYRMDVEFSEPVTEEALQTALDELEGTTVEQETPQRVAHRRADLTRTRDVYAASGDLVDERHADVRIHGAGGLYVKELVSSDDGRTEPSLAGLLGVDAVVTALDVVDVEGESEPFAKPEFFRE, encoded by the coding sequence ATGAGCGTACTAGAGGTCGCGGGGGCCGCACTCGACACCGGCCCGCTCTGTGACGCCTGTCTCGGCCGGCTGTTCGCCGAGCGGAGCTTCGGGCTGACCAACGCCGAGCGGGGCCGCGCGCTGCGCGTGACGCTCGCGCTCGAAGCCGACGAGCCCTTCGAGGCGAGCGAGGACTGCTGGGTCTGCGAGGGCGAGACCGACCGCGTCGACTGGTGGGCCGAACAGGCCGCCACCGCCGCCCGGGGCTACGACTTCGAGACCTATCAGGTGGGGACGAAAGTGCCGCCGCTGTTCGAGGAGAACGACGCGCTCCTGCGGGAGGACGTGGGGCTGGACCCGGAGGCTGGCGAGGCGCTGAAGACGGAGCTCAACCGCGAGGTGGGCAAGCGGATCGGCCGCCTGACCGACACCGAAGTCGAGTTCGGCCGGCCGGACGTGCAGTTCACGCTCGACCTCTCGACCGACGAGGTGGACGTGCAGGTCAACTCCGCGTTCGTCTACGGCCGCTACCGAAAGCTCCAGCGGGACATCCCGCAGACGAAGTGGCCCTGTAACGACTGCAACGGCACGGGGCTCTATCAGGGCCAACCCTGTGACGGCTGTGACGGGACCGGCTATCGCTACGACGAGAGCGTCGAACAGCTCTCCGCGCCCGTCGTCGAGGAGGCGATGGATGGCTCCGCGGCGACGTTCCACGGCGCGGGCCGCGAGGACGTCGACGCGCTGATGCTCGAATCGGGCCGGCCGTTCGTCGTCGAGGTGGACTCGCCCCGGACCCGCGACGTCGACACCGACGCGCTCGAACGCGAGATAAACGAGTTCGCCGACGGGAAGGTCGAAGTCGAGGGGCTGCGCCTTGCGACCCACGAGATGGTCGAGCGGGTGAAGGAACTGGACGCCTCGAAGACCTACCGGATGGACGTCGAGTTCTCGGAACCGGTCACGGAAGAGGCGTTGCAGACGGCGCTGGACGAACTCGAAGGGACGACCGTCGAACAGGAGACGCCACAGCGGGTCGCCCACCGGCGCGCCGACCTCACGCGGACGCGGGACGTCTACGCCGCGAGCGGCGACCTCGTCGACGAGCGTCACGCCGACGTCCGCATCCACGGCGCGGGCGGTCTCTACGTGAAGGAACTGGTCTCCAGCGACGACGGCCGAACCGAACCGAGCCTGGCCGGACTGCTGGGCGTCGACGCCGTCGTCACCGCGCTGGACGTCGTCGACGTCGAAGGCGAGAGCGAACCGTTCGCCAAGCCGGAGTTCTTCCGAGAATAG
- a CDS encoding mechanosensitive ion channel family protein, which translates to MQLGGVSAWLAALPVWQGFALLVFGGLGLAAVVQVVGDRVLRRLTDRIDGQVDDIVLRGVHSALYVTVAIAGAYAGTQVYDVSPDVAVPLEAGTLSVVIFVWMVTLMRIGRKASAAATDNRYVDRQVVPILQNVWSALVAGLGVFLLLVLWEVDVRPLLASAGLIGIIVGLAARDTLANFFGSLSLYLDGTYKVGDFVVLETGERGRVEDISVRSTVIRTRDDILVTVPNSKLSNAAIVNESTPKQKRRIRVPVGVAYGTDVDAVEEILLAVAEEEGLVLERPKPRVRFREFGASALNFELLCWVGNPAQNARTIHNLNRAIYERFRTADIEIPFPRRDVSVSVTDVPGDLFRQSGAEPFSADGGRDAP; encoded by the coding sequence ATGCAACTGGGTGGTGTCTCCGCGTGGCTCGCCGCGCTTCCGGTCTGGCAGGGGTTCGCCCTGCTCGTGTTCGGCGGATTGGGACTCGCTGCGGTCGTACAGGTCGTCGGCGACCGCGTTCTCAGGCGGCTCACCGACCGCATCGACGGGCAGGTGGACGACATCGTCCTCCGGGGCGTCCACTCGGCGCTGTACGTCACCGTCGCGATCGCCGGCGCGTACGCGGGGACGCAGGTGTACGACGTCTCGCCGGACGTGGCCGTTCCCCTGGAAGCGGGCACGCTCTCGGTGGTCATCTTCGTCTGGATGGTGACGCTGATGCGGATCGGGCGGAAAGCCTCCGCGGCCGCGACCGACAACCGCTACGTCGACCGACAGGTGGTCCCAATTCTCCAGAACGTCTGGAGCGCGCTCGTCGCCGGTCTCGGCGTCTTCCTCCTGCTCGTCCTCTGGGAGGTGGACGTCCGGCCGCTGTTGGCCTCGGCGGGCCTGATCGGCATCATCGTCGGGCTCGCGGCCCGAGACACGCTCGCGAACTTCTTCGGGTCGCTGTCGCTGTACCTCGACGGCACGTACAAGGTCGGCGACTTCGTCGTCCTCGAGACCGGCGAACGCGGCCGCGTCGAAGATATCTCCGTACGGTCGACGGTCATCCGCACCCGCGACGACATCCTCGTCACGGTCCCGAACTCGAAGCTCAGCAACGCCGCCATCGTCAACGAATCGACGCCCAAACAGAAGCGGCGCATCCGCGTCCCCGTCGGCGTCGCCTACGGCACCGACGTCGACGCCGTCGAGGAGATCCTACTGGCCGTCGCCGAGGAGGAAGGGCTCGTCCTCGAACGCCCCAAACCGCGGGTCCGATTCCGCGAGTTCGGCGCGTCCGCGCTGAACTTCGAACTGCTGTGCTGGGTCGGCAACCCCGCCCAGAACGCCCGTACGATTCACAACCTCAATCGAGCGATCTACGAGCGGTTCCGGACCGCGGACATCGAGATCCCGTTCCCCCGGCGCGACGTGTCGGTGTCGGTGACCGACGTGCCGGGCGACCTGTTCCGGCAGTCCGGCGCCGAGCCGTTCTCCGCCGACGGCGGGCGAGACGCGCCCTAG
- a CDS encoding sodium:solute symporter family transporter codes for MMTYLLQSGLLPEGLNVSFKLLPAILVLSMLLLFLGIGFAFRVADTEGMWVAGRSIGNVENGMAIGANWMSAASYLGMAALIALSGFYGLAFVVGWSTGYFILLIFLAAQMRRFGKYTAPDFVGDRFNSDSARAIGAVTTFLIGFVYAIGQARGMGLVGLYIFGDIGIPGFSGYQSMVIFMMAITVGYLTVSGMLGATKNMAVQYVILIVAFLAGLYTVGFTGGYSTVLPQIEYGALFSTLSSEFSEPFVSASYYLWLATAFSLVVGTCGLPHVLVRFYTVENERTARWSTVWGLFFICLLYLSAPAFAAFGTDLYSANIGDVYGDPGMTSAAGDVIVVLAAQLSNLPQWFVGFVAAGGIAAAIATTAGLFITGSSAISHDIYANIINEDASQRQQMLVGRGSIVALGVITTLAALDPAAPIAALVSYAFSLAGAVLFPMFFLGLWWENTNREGALAGMITGLVIWFIPMINEVLPNYIGAEGPFVPVLAQWLPAIGSALIAVPIVFAVTIGVSLATDEPDMATKRLVRQCHSPEPMSKMQSAEEVATTDGGEPQPSDD; via the coding sequence ATGATGACCTACCTGCTCCAGAGCGGCCTGCTCCCCGAGGGGCTGAACGTCTCGTTCAAACTGCTCCCGGCGATACTCGTCCTCTCGATGCTCCTGCTGTTCCTCGGCATCGGCTTCGCGTTCCGCGTCGCCGACACCGAGGGGATGTGGGTCGCCGGTCGCTCGATCGGGAACGTCGAGAACGGGATGGCCATCGGGGCCAACTGGATGTCGGCCGCGTCGTACCTCGGGATGGCGGCGCTCATCGCCCTCTCAGGCTTCTACGGGCTGGCGTTCGTCGTCGGCTGGTCGACGGGCTACTTCATCCTGCTCATCTTCCTCGCGGCGCAGATGCGCCGGTTCGGGAAGTACACCGCGCCCGACTTCGTCGGCGACCGTTTCAACTCCGACAGCGCGCGCGCCATCGGGGCCGTGACGACGTTCCTCATCGGGTTCGTCTACGCCATCGGGCAGGCCCGCGGAATGGGCCTCGTCGGCCTCTACATCTTCGGTGACATCGGCATCCCCGGCTTCTCCGGGTACCAGTCGATGGTCATCTTCATGATGGCCATCACCGTCGGCTATCTCACCGTCTCGGGGATGTTGGGCGCGACCAAGAACATGGCCGTCCAGTACGTCATCCTCATCGTCGCGTTCCTCGCCGGCCTCTACACCGTCGGCTTCACGGGGGGGTACTCGACGGTGCTCCCGCAGATCGAGTACGGAGCGCTGTTCAGCACGCTCAGCAGCGAGTTCAGCGAGCCGTTCGTCTCCGCGAGCTACTACCTCTGGCTGGCGACGGCGTTCTCGCTCGTCGTCGGGACCTGCGGCCTCCCGCACGTCCTCGTGCGGTTCTACACGGTCGAGAACGAACGGACGGCCCGCTGGTCGACCGTCTGGGGGCTGTTCTTCATCTGCCTGCTGTACCTCTCGGCGCCGGCGTTCGCCGCCTTCGGTACCGACCTCTACAGCGCGAACATCGGTGACGTCTACGGCGACCCCGGCATGACCAGCGCCGCCGGCGACGTCATCGTCGTGCTGGCCGCCCAGCTCTCGAACCTGCCCCAGTGGTTCGTCGGCTTCGTCGCGGCGGGCGGCATCGCCGCCGCCATCGCGACGACTGCGGGCCTGTTCATCACCGGCTCGTCGGCCATCTCGCACGACATCTACGCGAACATCATCAACGAGGACGCCAGCCAGCGCCAGCAGATGCTGGTCGGCCGCGGGAGCATCGTCGCGCTGGGCGTCATCACGACGCTCGCCGCGCTCGACCCCGCGGCCCCCATCGCTGCGCTGGTCTCGTACGCGTTCTCGCTCGCCGGTGCCGTGCTGTTCCCCATGTTCTTCCTCGGTCTCTGGTGGGAGAACACGAACCGCGAGGGCGCGCTCGCCGGCATGATAACGGGACTGGTCATCTGGTTCATCCCGATGATAAACGAGGTGCTGCCGAACTACATCGGCGCGGAGGGGCCGTTCGTGCCCGTCCTCGCCCAGTGGCTCCCGGCCATCGGCTCGGCGCTGATCGCCGTGCCCATCGTCTTCGCGGTCACCATCGGCGTCTCGCTGGCGACCGACGAACCCGACATGGCGACCAAGCGACTGGTCCGGCAGTGTCACAGCCCCGAACCGATGTCGAAGATGCAGTCCGCCGAAGAGGTCGCGACGACCGACGGCGGTGAACCACAACCCTCGGACGACTGA
- a CDS encoding universal stress protein, with amino-acid sequence MYDTILVPTDGSTVAEVAVSHAVDIAEKYDATVHALYVVDPDWVNYSLGSEQIDRLKQGHFDEMEDVEEDANEATGIVADAAADRGVETVEEIRVGTPHDIISNYADGNDVDLIVMGSHGRSGVRRALLGSVTERVLRSSHLPILVVDEQGVEGREE; translated from the coding sequence ATGTACGATACGATACTCGTCCCCACGGACGGCAGCACCGTCGCGGAAGTAGCAGTCAGCCACGCCGTCGACATCGCCGAGAAGTACGACGCGACCGTTCACGCGCTGTACGTCGTCGACCCCGACTGGGTCAACTACAGCCTCGGCAGCGAACAGATCGACCGCCTCAAGCAGGGTCACTTCGACGAGATGGAAGACGTCGAAGAAGACGCCAACGAGGCGACCGGTATCGTCGCCGACGCCGCGGCCGACCGCGGCGTCGAGACGGTCGAGGAGATCCGCGTCGGCACCCCTCACGACATCATCAGCAACTACGCCGACGGCAACGACGTCGACCTCATCGTGATGGGAAGTCACGGCCGCTCGGGCGTCCGACGCGCCCTGCTGGGCAGCGTCACCGAACGCGTCCTGCGGTCGAGTCACCTCCCTATCCTCGTCGTCGACGAACAGGGCGTCGAAGGACGGGAGGAGTAG